In Podospora pseudopauciseta strain CBS 411.78 chromosome 2 map unlocalized CBS411.78m_2, whole genome shotgun sequence, the genomic stretch GGGAGCACCGTGGACACCGTGGGTGCCCTGCTGCTTGGAGCCGAAACCGATGATGGTCTTGAGCTGGATAAGCGTGGGcttgtccttgacctcctgGGCCTTCTTGAAGGCGTGGAGGATGCCCTCGAGGTCGTTGTCACCGTCCTcgacggtgatggtgtgcCAGCCGTAAGACTCGTATCTCTTGAGGACGTCCTCAGTGAAAGCCTGGTTGGTGTCGCCGtcgatggtgatgtggttgtcGTCCCAGACGGCAATGAGGTTgccgagctggagatggCCGGCGAGAGAGCAGGCCTCGGAGGAGACACCCTCCATCAAGCAGCCGTCGCCGAGGAAGGCGTATGTGTAGTTGTCAACGAGGTCGTAGCCGGGCTTGTTGaagacggcggcggtgtGGGCCTGGGCCATGGCAAGACCAACAGCGTTGCTGATACCTTGGCCGAGAGGGCCAGTGGTGACCTCGACACCGGGGGTGTCATGGGCCTCGGGGTGACCGGGGGTGATGCTGTCGACGGTCTATAGTTATGGCTGTCAGAATGCTGGCCAACACTGGAAGGCAGAAAATAAGCTCCAACTTACACGGAAGGCCTTGAGGTCATCAATGGAGAGGGCATAGCCGtaaaggtggaggagggcatATTGGAGCATGCAGCCGTGGCCGTTACTGTAGGTTCATGCGGTCAGATCATGGCTCACTCATCCCGCGGCAAGCTGTGTGTAAGCTGGGGACTCAAGCGAGAGAGGAGCACTTACGAGAGAACAAATCTGTCGCGGTTGAGCCACTTTGGGTTCTTGGGGTTGAATCTCATGATCTTGTTGAAAAGAACGTGGGCAACTGGTGCCATGCCCCTACACTGGTGTCAATAACCTCAAGCCTTGGTTGCGCCGGCATCGGGCAGTCCGTGTTTTTGACGCCATCGTCGCGGGGAGCTTACATTGGGGCACCGGGGTGACCGGAGTTGGCATGAGCGGTCGCATCGGCCTGGAGGAGAGAAAAGGTGAGTGGCTGGCCATGATGAATGCGCTCTCAACAGTGTTGCCATCGCCGAATTGGACACATGGTGGAATGCGAACAAGATTGCGATGGCGGGGGCGGggttccctttttttttctgttgaGAGACTCTTTTCGGGATGGAGGGGTCCGTTCACTTACGGCCAGAACACGGATCGTGTTGATGGTCTTGGTGTCAACCTCGGTGAAGCCCATCTTTGCGGTTTGTCTGGATGAATCTGAAGACAATGACAAGATAGGAAGATGTTACgaggagaaaggggaggagggggggagtcACTGGATATATGAAGAGGGAAGTGGGAAGAGAGCGAAAGGTTCCTGGTGGGGTGTTTTAGCCCAAGGGCTCCAAGGGGCAAGGGGAGGGCGTTGGGGGTCGGGACGGTGGTGTGTGTCGACAGAGTGGGGTTGTGCCTCTGGGGAGTTCCAGGTAGGAGAGCTTCCCCTGCCCGTGCCTTCTGGAGCTCTGGTTCGCCCGGATGAATGCCAGCTGTGGACCTTTGGGGGAGACCAGGGACCTCGAGGATCTAATCTCTCACCTCTATCGTCTCTGCCAGCTGGtttttgtctctttttttttttattcatttatttatttatttatttttgtttatttttttgttgtttttttttaaaaaaaaaatttattcttttcttaatcttttttatataattttttttggCCCCAGCCGCGTTGATCTTTTTTTCCCAACTTTTTTCTGTAGTCGCCTAGCATCGGAGCTGGCGGAGCTTGGTGACGTCGAGAAGCCTTTGACGTTGCTGGCGTGCTTACCTTAGCTCCGGCTTGTTCTTAGCTTCCCCATCAAAAAGATACATATCCTcaataactttattatactaaatactttttacCTAGCTGTACCTCGAAGGAAAGGAGGCTGTCTAAGGGAATGCCTAAGTGTGAGCGCAATGAAACAACACAGTAGCACATTGGCCATTGCTTGCCCCTCCAAAGCTGCCCCGCGTTTTTCCAGCTTGGGTGGCTCCAAGAAAGATGATCAATCACGACCAAGATATCACAAAGCCATGCTGCTCACTCAGCGAACCAGAATCTCCGCTCCGCGGTAATGTTATCTCTGCCTTGGATCTTTGGAATTCCTGATTCTCCGGCCGAACAGCTGGCTTTCTATAAACGGTCCTATCTCCGTCAGAAGGAAAGACCCCTGAAGAACGAAATCGGAGGTTCGCCCGATCTGAATGTCAGTTCACTTCGAGGATGGAAAACAAATGCAGGCACCTCTTCGTGGGGTCCGTAGACGGCGGGACGGCGGGGTCATCTTTTGCTTGCCGTGCCCATgagctggtggaggcgaGCGTTATTGGCCACAGCTTTGCCTCTGGTTGGGCCATGATGAAACGACTTATTCATAGCACAAAGCACCAGACACATGGCGCTTGCCACGCCATCCTGCTGCTACATGCCGAGAGTCTTTTGGCGTTACGTGATGCCCGGCAGAATACATCCgtttgatgggggtggacTTACTCAGGGTGTCAGGGTCTGGTGAGGTGTAAATCCCGataagggttagggtccAAGCGTAGATAACTTGGAACTAAAAACTTCaatggtggggggaggggtacgTTCTTACACGtttctgtctgtctgtctcaACACCAAGTCTCATCCCGCGACCCATCCAATTCAGGCTAAAATCTGATAGAGGCATTAAACCCGCCTAGACCCTGCGTCCCCACACCCCAGCTACCACCGGGCTGAGTGTTAGAGCAAGGCTGAGAAAGTCTCTTACAACAACATCTCCCAAAAGAGAAATTACACAACATTCAGCCTCTgcctcactcactcacaacCTGAGCCCATCTCATTATGGTCCAAGCAAAGCTGGATACCGCCCCTCAAAAGGCACGGTCAAAACAAACAGCGTCAAAACCAAAGCGAAGACGTCAAACCCCAGAGCAACACAAGCTCAAACCAAACCCCAACAATGAAAAGGTCATCATCTCACCTTCGGAGCTAACACACTACCAACTCATCCTCGATATCTTCACCCGAACCTTCAACGAAACTCTCACCGATGCCGACTTCAGCAAGAACCTGCAAACCCTCAAGCAATCCCTCTTTGACCGGGACTTCGCCACGGCCTTCACgaacaccccctccaacctcccaatcTACTCAGCCCGCTGGTCACCCCCACGAGCTCTGGCCTACTCATCCATCTTCACCTCCTTATCCCGCTACCTCCCCAGACTCTACTCacccaccaacaccctcccctgcCTCGCCATAGGAGGCTGCTCCGCCGAACTGGCCGCCTTTGCCTcagccctcaccctccttccTGGTTCCCCCTCCGGCAGCCTCACCCTCTTGGACTCTGCCCCATGGAGTGAAGTTCTCACCAACTTATCAACCTCCCTTACGAGCCCCCCCCCAATATCAAAATACGCCTCCAAACTCACCGTCCAACAACCACCCTTTATCCCCGCCGAGAAGCTCACCTACACCTTCCTCCAACAAGacgccctcaccacccccttcaacaAGCTTTTCTCCTCTGACACCCCCCAACTGGTaaccctcttcttcaccctcaacgaactcttcacctcctccggcatAGGAAAAACAACCTctttcctcctcaatctctcctccgccatctcGTTAGGTTCGCTCCTCCTAGTGGTCGACAGTCCGGGGTCCTACTCCGAAACAACCGTGGGAACCTCTCACAAGAAATACCCCATGGCGTGGTTGCTCGACAAGATTCTCTCGTCAGTCTGTCCGGACGTCAAGCCTTCAGAAACGCCCGAGGGGAGGATAAAGtggaagaagctcgagaGCCACGAGTCGATTTGGTTCAGGTTGCCAGAGGGGGAGCTGGACTACCCTATCGGGCTGGAGAATATGCGGTACCAGATGCACCTGTACAAGGCTGTGGATCCCGCTGATccagaaaaggaggagagtggtgaggaggagggtgatgatgatgaagagtgaaaaagggaaaaagtaaaaaagaatatactATTAATTACCCACTAATTGACTTCCCTGCCATTGTTGCTATGTTCGCCTGCTATCTATCTACTCTCATTACGGCTCATGTGACCCGCCCGCACTGCTATGCTTGAAAAGACACAATTCTCTCCCTCAAAAcaaacaagacaaaaaaagaaaagaaaaaaagaaaaaaagagaaaaatcAAGCCCAAACCAACTTCTTAACCCTGTGCCCCAAAGTCTCCAGCAACCCCGTgttcttcttcgcctccgCCACACTGATAATATCCCCCTTCTCAATCAAAtgtccctccccctcccccttctcccccttcacctccctcggcTGATTCAACAGCGCCAACCTCTCAATCTCGGCCGCGATAACAACCACCTGCTGAATCTCGGTAAGCCGCGCAatgtcctcatcctcctcctcctcccccccaatcTTCACCTTCCCAGCACCACTCACAGCAGCAGACGTCTGGCTGTACAACGCCTTCAACGCAATCTTCCTCGTAGGCGTCGtcaccgcagcagcagcagcaacattcTTTCCCGAAAAGAAGCCCGCCACCCCCGACAGCGCCGCGCTCGCAAAGTCGTCATTTGTCGGTTTCGGGTGATCACTCATGCTCGACAACGACCTCGTGTTGACACGCGTGACGTCCGTCAACCCAGGCTTGTACTcaatcaccaaccccacgTTCCTCAGCTCGTCCACCTGCGCAGGCGAGATGGTGCTCGTGATATAAGTCCCGAATCTAATCTTTGTCACATGCGCCAGGTCAACCCTCTCAAAGCTAGAGACCTTGTCGAGGTTCCAGTCAAACCGGCAGAGATAGAGGGCCGAGTCGGTAAGTAGCAAGACTGCCTCCTCAAAGGTGGCACTGCGGATGGTGTCCGGCGTGCTAGGCGTGAGGAAGGCCCAACCACCAATAAATTCCTCTGCTTCGTCTTCAATAACCCGTTTCTGGCAGAGCTCAATGGCCTGCTGGCGCATGTTTTGCATCGATACCGCCGGGTCCTTGGTCATCATGTTTGCTTCAAACTCTTCAAACACAAGGGAGGTGACGTTCCCCAACAAAAAATCGATGCTGGCTTGGAGAAAAAAGTCGTTAAACATCCTGCCACACTGTTAGCAACCCAGCAACCCACAGTCGGGATCAGTGCAGAAACATACCCATTAAACAACCTCGTCAAGCTCAACCCAGCATCCGTCA encodes the following:
- a CDS encoding uncharacterized protein (COG:I; EggNog:ENOG503NWHE), which gives rise to MRDLSPSEEKREGRGDWGEEGGERKFVITVISRRSIKRAGLRYLRRGIDEQGWVANGVETEQILYEADGGDKGRVYSFAQVRGSFPVFFTQSPYSLKPTPVLQHSQEANFAALRKHFGRLGERYGGLEVVNLVEKHGVEAPIGEVYERGVERLNEELVKEGKEKIGFEWFDFHSVCRGMKFENVSVLLEILGGRLEELGSSVVVDGVVERRQKGVLRTNCMDCLDRTNVCQSSFGKFMLDLQLREEGIDMEKQKDQENSWFNGLWADNGDAIGKQYAGTGAMKGDYTRTRKRNYRGALTDAGLSLTRLFNGMFNDFFLQASIDFLLGNVTSLVFEEFEANMMTKDPAVSMQNMRQQAIELCQKRVIEDEAEEFIGGWAFLTPSTPDTIRSATFEEAVLLLTDSALYLCRFDWNLDKVSSFERVDLAHVTKIRFGTYITSTISPAQVDELRNVGLVIEYKPGLTDVTRVNTRSLSSMSDHPKPTNDDFASAALSGVAGFFSGKNVAAAAAVTTPTRKIALKALYSQTSAAVSGAGKVKIGGEEEEDEDIARLTEIQQVVVIAAEIERLALLNQPREVKGEKGEGEGHLIEKGDIISVAEAKKNTGLLETLGHRVKKLVWA
- a CDS encoding uncharacterized protein (COG:S; EggNog:ENOG503NWP5), whose product is MVQAKLDTAPQKARSKQTASKPKRRRQTPEQHKLKPNPNNEKVIISPSELTHYQLILDIFTRTFNETLTDADFSKNLQTLKQSLFDRDFATAFTNTPSNLPIYSARWSPPRALAYSSIFTSLSRYLPRLYSPTNTLPCLAIGGCSAELAAFASALTLLPGSPSGSLTLLDSAPWSEVLTNLSTSLTSPPPISKYASKLTVQQPPFIPAEKLTYTFLQQDALTTPFNKLFSSDTPQLVTLFFTLNELFTSSGIGKTTSFLLNLSSAISLGSLLLVVDSPGSYSETTVGTSHKKYPMAWLLDKILSSVCPDVKPSETPEGRIKWKKLESHESIWFRLPEGELDYPIGLENMRYQMHLYKAVDPADPEKEESGEEEGDDDEE